CGTCGCGAGCTTGCCGTTGCTCGAGAGTCTCGAGCTCCTGGAAGAAGGTGACCTGCCATCCGGCAGGTCCCTGAACGCGCGCGTTGATGGTGCGGAACGGGGTTTCGACGGGTGGCGCGATGAGCTCAGCGCCGGCATCCGTGCTGGCCTCGACCGCCGCTGCCGTGTCGTCGACTTCGAGGGCGATGCGAAGGGTTGGACCCGTCGAAGCCGGTGCGCCTTCGATGGTGTCGATGTTGC
This genomic window from Antiquaquibacter oligotrophicus contains:
- a CDS encoding VOC family protein is translated as MTLTTPPRQLRLIIEASDFAAAVHYFRDVLGMPEQAAFATEGDDRVAILRVDSASIEIASPTHARNIDTIEGAPASTGPTLRIALEVDDTAAAVEASTDAGAELIAPPVETPFRTINARVQGPAGWQVTFFQELETLEQRQARDGFTTDDQRAP